In Microbulbifer agarilyticus, the DNA window CGCCATCGGGTTAGTGTTGTATGTGTATCCAGAAATAAAAAAACGGCGCCCTAGGGCGCCGTTTTCACGAAAGCGGAGAACCTTTTACGGTCTACACGCTACCCTCTTCGATCTTGTGCTTCCAGATAACTGGGCCGGTGTTGTGCACCGATTCGCCCTGGCTATCTACCGCAACGGTTACCGGCATGTCTTCTACTTCAAATTCGTAGATAGCTTCCATTCCCAGTTCCGGGAAGGCAATAACCTTGGCATCCTTGATCGCTTGCGCTACCAAGTATGCAGCACCGCCCACGGCCATCAGGTACACCGCTTTGTTATCGCGAATCGCCTCGATGGCGGTGGGGCCGCGCTCGGCTTTACCGATCATGCCCAGCAGGCCGGTTTCTTCCAGCATGGTGCGGGTGAACTTGTCCATACGGGTTGCGGTCGTTGGGCCCGCCGGGCCAACAACTTCTTCGCGTACCGGGTCAACCGGGCCCACGTAGTAGATAAAGCGGCCGGTCAGATCCACCGGCAGTTTCTCACCCTTGGCCAGGATGTCTACCATTTTCTTGTGCGCCGCATCCCGGCCGGTCAGCATCTTGCCGTTGAGCAGCAGGGTGTCACCGGGCTGCCATTCCAGTACGTCTTCCGCAGTCACTTCGTCGAGGTTCACACGGCGAGTGTTACCGCCGGCTGCGCGGGTAATTTCCGGCCAGTCTTCCAGCTTCGGCGGAGTCTGATGCGCTGCACCGGAACCATTCAGGGTGAAGTGGGTGTGACGAGTAGCCGCGCAGTTCGGAATGATGGCAACCGCTTTGTTCGCCGCGTGGGTTGCGAAGTCTTTCACTTTCACATCCAGCACGGTGGTGAGGCCGCCAAGGCCCTGGGCACCGATGCCGAGCTTGTTGACCTTGTCGAACAGTTCCAGGCGCAGTTCTTCGGCACGATTAGAGGCACCGCGCTCCTGCAGGTCCTGGATGTCGATCGGGTCCAGCAGGGATTCTTTTGCCAGCAGCATGGCTTTCTCGGCGGTACCGCCAACACCAATACCCAGCATGCCGGGCGGACACCAGCCAGCGCCCATCTTGGGCACCATTTCCAGTACCCAGTCCACCACGGAGTCGGATGGGTTCAGCATGGCGAATTTACTTTTCGCCTCACTACCGCCGCCCTTGGCCGCTACGTATACGTCGACGTTGTCGCCGGGCACGATTTCGTAGTGGATAACCGCCGGTGTGTTGTCGCCGGTGTTCTTACGGGCACCATCCGGGTCTTCCAAGATGGAAGCGCGCAGGACGTTGTCGGGGTTGTTGTAGGCGCGGCGCACACCTTCGTTGACCATGTCGGTCACGCTCATGTCCGCTTCCCACTGCACATTCATACCCACTTTCAGTTTCACGGTCACAATACCGGTGTCCTGACAGATG includes these proteins:
- a CDS encoding fumarate hydratase encodes the protein MTIIRQDDLIDSVADALQFISYYHPQDFIQALNQAYEKEANPAAKDAMAQILINSRMCAQGHRPICQDTGIVTVKLKVGMNVQWEADMSVTDMVNEGVRRAYNNPDNVLRASILEDPDGARKNTGDNTPAVIHYEIVPGDNVDVYVAAKGGGSEAKSKFAMLNPSDSVVDWVLEMVPKMGAGWCPPGMLGIGVGGTAEKAMLLAKESLLDPIDIQDLQERGASNRAEELRLELFDKVNKLGIGAQGLGGLTTVLDVKVKDFATHAANKAVAIIPNCAATRHTHFTLNGSGAAHQTPPKLEDWPEITRAAGGNTRRVNLDEVTAEDVLEWQPGDTLLLNGKMLTGRDAAHKKMVDILAKGEKLPVDLTGRFIYYVGPVDPVREEVVGPAGPTTATRMDKFTRTMLEETGLLGMIGKAERGPTAIEAIRDNKAVYLMAVGGAAYLVAQAIKDAKVIAFPELGMEAIYEFEVEDMPVTVAVDSQGESVHNTGPVIWKHKIEEGSV